ATATGTAGGTTTCTGAACGTAGCCCAAGGAAAGAGAAAGTATTACGAAGGAAGCAGCGATCAGTATATTCGCCTTTTGGTCCGCCATCATACTCAATTGAGAATGATGTTGGTGCACAGTCCTAAAAAGATAATCCACCGAAGATCTAGCGTGAACGTTTTTAAAATAATCGGATTCCATTTTAGTCCAATGATTGCGGTCAATAATTTCCGACAAGACATAATTTGACATTCGTTTCCGGAACAGGTGGACTCAAAATACTTTACATAATTTCACTTATCATATAATTAGTATTTATGGATCTAAATCCTTTGGATGGTTTCAGAGAAGATCTCTATCGTCCTGTTTTGGGCTGGGGTCGAAATAGTCTGGGACTTCTTACAGGAAGAGAAGGAATCTATCGTTTAGCTCTTCGCTGGGAATACGCATTTGCAGTATCCGGATTTCAAGTCTTCAATCTGGACTGTGCAATTCGTTTCGATCCTTTTATCATTACGGATGAGACCCGGAAGAGAAGGGTTTCTCCTGAGGCACTCTTAGAAAAGATATTAGTCCAAAGAGCATTTACCCCGTACCAGATCCTGGATTCTCTTAAAGATATATCTAAATTCAAAAAAGATAATACGATCTATTTCCTTTTAGCACCCTGCAAACAATTTTTCGATGGGGATGTACAAGATGATGAAGGTAAGTTTCTATTAGAAAAACTAGTATTAATCCTTCAATACATGAGATCCCAAAAGATCCCTATTATAGTTGTCGAATCCACTCGTTATACTCATCCCACATTCCAGGCAATCTTTCCCAAACTAGTAGAGCTCTCTGAAGATCTATGGGAGCTCAGAGTGGTCGAAGGCCATTCCTATTTGAAAATCAGAAAAACCAAAACCGCACCCGAGATCGTTTCGAGTCCGGTAGGGAGACAATCATGGGCAGAACAGTAATCCCCTATTCCAGGCAAATGCAGTATGTAGAATCCAGCCTGGGCCAATTCAGGAGAGGACTTCGCAAGCCGGATCAGGAAATCTTCGACGAGCTGATACGAGTTGCAAAGTTGCAGGTCCAAGCAGGAGTCATGGCATCTTCTCCTTATCCTATAGATACGATGCTTCTCACTATGATGATAGATCTCAAAAAAGAGATCTTTCGGCTCAGAAAAGAATTAGAAAATCTCAGAGAATAAATTGGAATCCAGAATCGCGAAGGGCCATCTCTTCGACGTATATCATGCAGAGGATACTGTATATCTTTGGCTAAAGGACGAAGAAGGAAGGCCACTTCTCTTCTTAGATAAATTTTATCCTATCATTTATGCCAAGGGAGAAGAGGCACTACTGAGCAAATTAGTAAAACGTCTCTATGAGCTGGATGCAGTCTCCATCTCCGAACCTCCTCGATACGAAAGAAGAAAACTATTTTACGAAAATGAGATAGTCCCGGTCTTAAGGATAGTTATCTCCCGCCCCTCCGTTCTGCCCAGGATCAGCCGCAAGCTATATGCCTTGTACGGCAAATTCGATATCTATCATTCAGACATGGACCTTCCTACTAGTTATATGTTCCAGAAAGGGCTCTTTCCTCTTTGCGAAATGGAGATCGAATACACAGAAGATCCGGGAGGAAGAAGGATCGTCAATGTTAGATCCGATGATTCTCCCGAGATCATGGATTATAAAATACCAGAACTCAAGACCATGTATTTGGAATTAAAGAAAAGCCATAGGATCTGTCTCGAATCCAATCCTCTGGTTATTCGAACCAAAACAGACTATCACGAACTACTGTGCAAGGACCCGAGAGATTTATTAGAGAAACTAGATATTCTTCTTAAGATGGAAGATCCAGATATCATTCTTTCCAGACATGGGGACCAAGTAATCTTTCCTTATCTGTTTTCCCAAGCCCAGAGGATTGGTTTTCTTCCCGCATTGGATCGAGATAGATCCACTCCCATCCGCAGACATATAACGACCAAGGGCACTAGCTATTTCACCTACGGAAATATCGTATTTCGGGCACCTTCTTATCCTCTATTCGGAAGATGGCATATAGATTCCAAAAATAGCTTCGTATATAAGGAAGCCGATCTCCTAGGAATAGTTGAACTCGCAAGACTCTCCAGGCTCCCGATGCAAAAAATGGCCAGAGCATCCACCGGCAAGGCACTCACCTATATAGAAATGGATGTGGCCTTAAGAAGAGGCTATCTAGTCCCTTGGCAAAAAAGTGCGGTAGAGGCTCCAAAGACAGCTCTCCAACTTTTAGAAGCGGATAAGGGAGGACTCGTTTTTCAACCCAATATTTCAGAGGGCAAGACTGCGGAGAATGTGGCCCAATTGGATTTTGCCCAAATGTATCCAAGTATCATGGCAAATCACAATATTTCTCCTGAATGTGTAAATTGCATGTGCTGCGGCCCGGATTCGGACGTGAATATAGTTCCAGATATAGGATATCGTATATGCAAAAAACGTAAAGGGATTGTCTCGGAAGCTCTCGAGCATGTGCTAAAGAGAAGGGCTCATTACAAACAACAATCCAAGATCACCTCGGGAGAAGTATTAGAAGCGTACAATGCAAAGCAAGCCAGCTTGAAATGGATGCTTGTAACTTCCTTCGGATATCTTGGATATAGAAACGCTAAATTCGGAAGATTGGAAAGTCATGAAAGCGTGAACGCATTCGGTAGAGAGAAGCTTCTGCTTGCAAAAGAAACCGCAGAGAACTACGGATACGAATTCGTACATGCGATCACGGATAGTATCTTTATCAAAAAACCAGGTTCTACTCCCTTCTCCGATGAGGA
The Leptospira semungkisensis DNA segment above includes these coding regions:
- a CDS encoding DNA polymerase domain-containing protein, with protein sequence MESRIAKGHLFDVYHAEDTVYLWLKDEEGRPLLFLDKFYPIIYAKGEEALLSKLVKRLYELDAVSISEPPRYERRKLFYENEIVPVLRIVISRPSVLPRISRKLYALYGKFDIYHSDMDLPTSYMFQKGLFPLCEMEIEYTEDPGGRRIVNVRSDDSPEIMDYKIPELKTMYLELKKSHRICLESNPLVIRTKTDYHELLCKDPRDLLEKLDILLKMEDPDIILSRHGDQVIFPYLFSQAQRIGFLPALDRDRSTPIRRHITTKGTSYFTYGNIVFRAPSYPLFGRWHIDSKNSFVYKEADLLGIVELARLSRLPMQKMARASTGKALTYIEMDVALRRGYLVPWQKSAVEAPKTALQLLEADKGGLVFQPNISEGKTAENVAQLDFAQMYPSIMANHNISPECVNCMCCGPDSDVNIVPDIGYRICKKRKGIVSEALEHVLKRRAHYKQQSKITSGEVLEAYNAKQASLKWMLVTSFGYLGYRNAKFGRLESHESVNAFGREKLLLAKETAENYGYEFVHAITDSIFIKKPGSTPFSDEELNKLCEEIHKKTDIKMEVDGIYTWLLFPPSSQDREMPVANRYMGRFQSGKLKCRGIGARRKDLPYFVRRVQEEMLEWMRGKVTIRDLQEAESEILTIYHKYDSMLRRGEVPPEELLLLKSSSKELEEYEVMGATALSMMKLKDMGMDVQAGEKLKYIVLNRKAKNADRRYMPEEELQLHPERVKKGIDLEYYRELLVSVFREIWLEFASFKDFDALIDPQGRFDF